DNA from Streptomyces sp. NBC_01260:
TGGAACGGGGTGTAGCGCCGGTCGGCGCCCAGGATCAGCGCTTCCAGCCTGATCGCGAGGGGGTCGTCGGTCGGTTCGGCCGTGTGGTCGACTTCGTGATGCGGTGTCGCGTGGACCGATGGGTCCGACGGGGGCTCCACGCCATCGCCGGAGGTCGTGTCGTCGACGGTCACCAGCCGCCTCCTGCCCGTTCCCTGCGCACTGCCCTGCCGATCTGTCGGTGGATCGCCTCAACGATACGGCAGGTGTGCCCTACCTCACGTCCCCAGGTCACCCGGATGCGGGGCGCGCCGCTCAGGTCAGACCGCCCCCGGCGCCCCGGAGGTGCACGATGTCGCCCGCCGACACCGGCTCCTGGAGACCGTCGCCGGTCGACAGGACCAGCCGCCCGTCCCCGTCGATCGCCACGGCCTCCCCCGTGAGCGTGCGGTCGCCCGGCAGCTGGGCCCGCACCGTCCGCCCGAGCGTCGCGCAGCCGGCCACGTACGCCTCCTGCAGGCCGCTCGCGGCCGCGTCGCCGTCCGCCGCCCGCCACTTCCCGTACCACTGCTCCAGTGAGCGCAGCACGCCCCTCAGCAGCGTCTCGCGGTCCGTGGAGACCGCTCCGGCCAGGGCGAGCGAGGCGGCCGTGGGGGCGGGCAGCTCGTCCGCGCGCAGGGAGACGTTGAGGCCGATGCCGATGACGACACCGTCCCCGGCGCGTTCGGCCAGGATGCCGCCCGTCTTGCGCTCCTCTCCCTCGATGGTGACCAGGACGTCGTTGGGCCACTTCAGGGCCGTGTCGACGCCCGCCGACCTCGCCAGACCGGCCGCCACCGCGACCCCGGTGAGCAGTGGCAGCCAGCCCCAGCGCTGAACCGGTACCGCGCCGGGCGTCAGGTAGACGGAGAAGAACAGGCCCGAGCGGGCCGGGGCGGTCCAGGTCCGGTCGAGGCGCCCCCGTCCGGCGGTCTGCTCCTCGGCGACCAGGACGGCGCCCTCGGTGAGCCCGGCCGCGCGCCCAGCGAGATCGGAGTTGGTGGACCCGGTGGTGTCCACGACGTCGAGGGTGCTCCACAGCCCGTCCGGGCGGAGCAGCCCGCGCCGCAGCGCGGGAACGTTCAGGGGCGGCCGGTCCAGGTCCGACCAACGGTTGTGAGACGCATCCGAGGGTGTCATGCAAGCCACCCTAGGTGTGTCAAACGACGCACTGCCGAACCGTATCCGCGCCGATACGCTACGGGGCAGTAGCTGTTCATCCGCTGATCAGCAGCACAGCCGTCCCCGTGACCAGGCAGGGAGCCGCAACCCGATGTCCGAGCCGGAAGAGACCGACATCCACACCACCGCGGGCAAGCTCGCGGACCTGCAGCGCCGTACCGAAGAGGCGACCCACGCGGGTTCCGCGCGCGCCGTGGAAAAGCAGCACGCGAAGGGCAAGTTGACGGCGCGCGAGCGCGTCGGTCTGCTGCTCGACGAGGGCTCCTTCGTGGAGCTCGACGAATTCGCCCGGCATCGCTCGACGAACTTCGGGATCGAGAAGAACCGCCCGTACGGAGACGGTGTCGTCACCGGGTACGGCATGGTCGACGGCCGCCCCGTCTGCGTGTACTCGCAGGACTTCACCATCTTCGGCGGCTCGCTCGGCGAGGTCTACGGTGAGAAGATCGTCAAGGTGATGGACTTCGCGCTGAAGACCGGCTGTCCGGTCATCGGCATCAACGACGGCGGCGGCGCCCGCATCCAGGAGGGTGTGGCGGCGCTGGGCCTCTTCGCGGAGATCTTCCGGCGCAATGTGCACGCGTCGGGTGTCGTCCCGCAGATCTCGCTGATCGTCGGACCGTGCGCGGGCGGCGCGGTCTACTCCCCCGCGATCACCGACTTCACGGTCATGGTCGACCAGACCTCGCACATGTTCATCACCGGCCCCGACGTCATCAAGACGGTCACCGGCGAGGACGTCGGCTTCGAGGAGCTCGGCGGCGCCCGCACCCACAACACCACCTCCGGTGTGGCGCACCACATGGCGGGTGACGAGAAGGACGCCATCGAGTACGTCAAGTCGCTGCTCTCCTACCTCCCGTCGAACAACCTCTCCGAGGCCCCGGCCTTCCCCGAGGAGGCGGACCTGGCGACCAGCGACGAGGACCGCGAGCTGGACACGCTCATCCCCGACTCGGCGAACCAGCCGTACGACATGCACACCGCGATCGAGCATGTGCTGGACGACGGCGAGTTCCTGGAGACCCAGGCACTCTTCGCGCCGAACATCCTCACCGGTTTCGGCCGGGTCGAGGGCTATCCGGTCGGCGTCGTCGCCAACCAGCCGATGCAGTTCGCGGGCTGCCTGGACATCAACGCGAGCGAGAAGGCCGCGCGCTTCGTGCGCACCTGCGACGCCTTCAACGTGCCCGTGCTGACCTTCGTGGACGTGCCCGGGTTCCTGCCCGGCGTCGACCAGGAGTACGGCGGCATCATCCGCCGCGGCGCCAAGCTGATCTACGCGTACGCGGAGGCGACGGTCCCGCTGATCACGGTGATCACCCGCAAGGCGTTCGGCGGCGCGTACGACGTCATGGGCTCCAAGCACCTGGGCGCCGACATCAACCTCGCCTGGCCGACCGCCCAGATCGCCGTCATGGGCGCCCAGGGGGCCGTCAACATCCTGCACCGCCGCACGATCGCCGCCGCGGAGGATCAGGACGCCACCCGCGCCGGGCTGATCGCGGACTACGAGGACGCGCTGCTCAACCCGTACGTGGCGGCCGAGCGCGGCTACGTGGACGCGGTGATCATGCCGTCCGAGACCCGGGCCCATGTGGTCAAGGGGCTCCGGCAGCTGCGGACCAAGCGGGAGTCGTTGCCCCCGAAGAAGCACGGCAACATCCCTCTCTAGAAAGGGCTCTGGCCATGATCAAGGTCGTACGGGGCAACCCGACCCCGGAAGAGCTGGCGGCCGCGCTCGCGGTCGTCCAGGCACGCGCCGCCGCGGTGGCCGCCGTGTCGTCCGGCGCGCCGGAGCTGCCCGGCCAGTGGTCCGACCCGGGCCGGGTCGCCCGGCGCGGCCGTCATCTGCCGGGGCCGCGCGCCTGGGCACGTACGTACTGGCCCGGCTAGTCACCGGCCGTCACCGGAGGCCCGGAACCCCTGCGGGGTCCGGGCCTCCGGTGCGTACCGGAAGGATCCGGTCCATCCGCGCGGGATGGCTGAGTACCCGTACTCAGGCGCGTGCGCGGTCCGCGCAGCAGGATCGGAGGCATGCTGTGGTCGGACCCCGAGAACAAGCCGCCGAAGGAACTGCGCGACGCCCAGGAGATGATGCGGCGCGTGGGGCTGGTGCTCGCGCTGGCCATGGTCGTCGCCATGTTCGTGCTCGGCACCCGCTGACCGTGCGGGTCCTGCGGCGCCGGTCCGCCCGCACCGGCTGATTTGTACGATGGCGCGCATGACTGATCCCGCACCCCGCCGCTTCGTGCTCGCCTCCGCCTCCCCCGCCCGCCTCGGTCTGCTCCGGCAGGCCGGGTTCGCGCCCGAGGTGATCGTCAGCGGGGTGGACGAGGACGCGCTGAGCGCCCCGACACCCGCCGAGCTGGCGCTGGTGCTCGCCGAGGCCAAGGCCGCGGCCGTGGCCGGGCTTGCGGAGGTCGCGGGGGCCCTGGTCATCGGCTGCGACTCGGTGCTCGAACTCGACGGCGAGGCGCTGGGCAAACCGGCCGACGCCGAGGACGCCACGGCCCGCTGGAAGTCCATGCGGGGCCGGTCCGGGGTGCTGCGGACCGGTCACAGCCTGGCCGACACCGCGACCGGGCGGACGGTCTCCGAGACCGCGTCCACGACGGTCCGCTTCGGTGAGCCGACGGACGCCGAGATCGCCGCCTACGTGGCCTCCGGCGAACCGCTCCACGTGGCGGGCGCCTTCACCCTCGACGGGCGCTCGGCGCCGTTCGTGGACTCCATCGACGGCGACCCGGGCAACGTCATCGGGCTCTCGCTGCCGCTGCTGCGGCGGCTGCTGGGCGAGCTGGGCATCCCGGTCACCGATCTCTGGGTCTGAGCGGGCCCGTCCGGTCAGGCCGGGGCCGGAGCCACCGGCTTCTCGGTAGCCGCCCCGGCGGCCGGCTCCTCGCGGTCCGCGCCGTACGCCACCAGCGTCAGCACGATCAGACCGAGCACCACCATCATGAACGCGAACGCGGCCCAGCCGACCAGCCCCACCGTGAGCGCGCCCAGCACCCCGTGGATGACGGCGCAGCAGATGAGGACGATCCGGGCGATCCTGCCCGGGGCCCGGTCGCGGATGCCGCTCAGCAGGATCAGCACACCGCACAGCAGCAGGAACAGTCCAAAGACTCCGCCCGTCGCCCAGGTGCCGTTGGCCATGACCCCGGGATCCATTCCCGCCAGGGACATGTCCTGGTTCCTGACGAACGTCGCCATGACGCCGTTGATGATCACGATGCCCACGGCTTCCGCGAACAGCACGATCGCGGCTATGAAAGCCACTGGCCTGCGCACCATGGCGCTCACCCCCTGTTACCTGCAGTACGTGCGATAGCGCGGACCCTACTAATCGGTAATGCTCCGTACAAGAGGTTCGGCGGCGTTCGCGCCCCGGTTCGCCTCCGCGACAGGCCCCCATCACGGAGGACGGCCGGGCGTCTGGCAAAGAATCGCGCAGCCGTTAGTAGGAATCACACAAAGAAACACCTGGCGTCGCTGCCCGTACCGACAGAGACCTGGACCACACCTCGTGGCTACTGTGCGGTTATGGATCCCGGCGTACCGTGGTGCCACAAGGGATTTCGCGACTTGAGCAGGCCTCGAATCACACTCCGTGTGGGCAAGCTCACCATTGGGGACGGGTCGTAGGGCCGTGTCGGTAGTCCCTAAACTCAGCTTGTTTCAAGGAGGGAGCCATCGTGCGCAAGGTGCTCATCGCCAACCGTGGCGAAATTGCTGTCCGTGTTGCCCGCGCTTGCCGGGATGCGGGAATCGGGAGCGTGGCCGTCTACGCAGACCCGGACCGCGACGCTCTGCACGTGCGTGCGGCCGACGAGGCATTCGCGCTGGGCGGTGACACCCCGGCCGCCAGCTATCTGGACATGGCCAAGGTGCTCCAGGCTGCCAAGGACTCCGGGGCGGACGCGATCCACCCGGGTTACGGATTCCTCTCGGAGAACGCCGAATTCGCCCAGGCCGTGCTGGACGCCGGACTGACGTGGATCGGCCCGCCGCCGCAGGCGATCCGGGACCTCGGCGACAAGGTCGCCGCCCGCCACATCGCCCAGCGTGCCGGTGCCCCGCTCGTCGCCGGCACCCCGGACCCGGTCGGGGGTTCCGCCGAGGTCGTCGCCTTCGCCGAGGAGAACGGGCTGCCGATCGCGATCAAGGCCGCCTTCGGCGGTGGCGGGCGCGGGCTGAAGGTCGCCCGCACCCTGGAGGAGATCCCGGAGCTGTACGACTCCGCGGTCCGTGAGGCCGTCGCCGCGTTCGGGCGCGGGGAGTGCTTCGTGGAGCGCTACCTCGACAAGCCGCGGCACGTGGAGACCCAGTGCCTGGCCGACTCCCACGGCAACGTGGTCGTCGTCTCCACCCGTGACTGCTCGCTCCAGCGCCGGCACCAGAAGCTGGTCGAGGAGGCCCCGGCACCGTTCCTGTCCGAGGCGCAGAACGCCGAGCTGTACGCGGCGTCGAAGGCGATCCTGAAGGAGGCCGGTTACGTCGGCGCCGGCACGGTCGAGTTCCTCGTCGGCACGGACGGCACGATCTCCTTCCTGGAGGTCAACACCCGCCTCCAGGTCGAGCACCCGGTCACCGAGGAGGTCACCGGCCTCGACCTCGTGCGCGAGATGTTCCGCATCGCCGACGGCGAGGAGCTGGGCTACGACGACCCGGCCGTGCGCGGCCACTCCTTCGAGTTCCGGATCAACGGCGAGGACCCGGGCCGCGGCTTCCTGCCCGCCCCCGGCACCGTCACCGTGTTCGCCCCGCCGTCCGGCCCCGGTGTCCGCCTCGACGCGGGCGTCGAGTCCGGCTCGGTCATCGGCCCCGCCTGGGACTCGCTGCTGGCGAAGCTGATCGTGACCGGTGCGACGCGTGAGCAGGCGCTCCAGCGCGCGGCCCGCGCGCTGGCCGAGTTCAACGTCGAGGGCATGGCCACCGCCATCCCCTTCCACCGCGCGGTCGTCGCCGACCCGGCGTTCACCTCCGCCCCGTTCCGGATTCACACCCGCTGGATCGAGACGGAGTTCGTCAACGAGATCCCGGCGTTCGCCGCTCCCGCCGACGCGGAGGCGGACGAGGAGTCCGGCCGCGAGACCGTGGTCGTCGAGGTCGGCGGCAAGCGCCTAGAGGTCTCGCTGCCCTCGTCGCTCGGCATGAGCCTGGCCCGCACCGGTCTCGCGGCGGGTGCCAGGCCCAAGCGCCGCGCGGCGAAGAAGTCCGGCTCCGCGGCCTCCGGCGACACCCTCGCCTCCCCGATGCAGGGCACGATCGTGAAGATCGCCGTGGAAGAGGGCCAGGAGGTCAAGGAGGGCGACCTGATCGTCGTCCTTGAGGCCATGAAGATGGAGCAGCCGCTCAACGCGCACCGCGCCGGCACGGTCAAGGGCCTCGCCGCCGAGGTCGGCAGCTCGGTCTCGTCCGGTGCCGTCATCTGCGAGATCAAGGACTGACCCTCGCTCCTGCGTTCCACCGGCGCCCCTGTCATGTCGTACGACGTGGCAGGGGCGCCGGTCATGGGCCGTCGGGACGCCGCCTGCGGAACACTCCGCCGGACGCGCGATGGCATCCTGGACCCCCGCGGCGGAATCAGGGAGGACTGCGCGATGGCGATGAGCACGGCAGCGACACCGGCCAGGCCCATGCGCGCCGACGCGCGCCGCAATTACGACCGGCTGCTGGCCGAGGCCCGTACCGCCTTCGCGGAGCACGGCACGACGGCGTCCCTGGAGGATGTCGCGCGGTGCGCGGGGGTGGGGATCGGCACGCTGTACCGGCACTTCCCGACCCGGCACGCGCTGATGAGCGCCGTCTTCCAGGAGGCGGTGGCCGACCTGATCGCCCGCTCCCACGAGCTGGCCGGGACGGAGCGGCCGTGCGACGGGCTGGTGGAATGGCTGGGCGCGATCATCACTCATGCGGGTGAGTACCGCGGGCTGGCCCAGGCACTCATGTCGACGTGCCGGGACGAGACTTCGGCGCTGTCCCGGTGCAATG
Protein-coding regions in this window:
- a CDS encoding biotin--[acetyl-CoA-carboxylase] ligase; its protein translation is MTPSDASHNRWSDLDRPPLNVPALRRGLLRPDGLWSTLDVVDTTGSTNSDLAGRAAGLTEGAVLVAEEQTAGRGRLDRTWTAPARSGLFFSVYLTPGAVPVQRWGWLPLLTGVAVAAGLARSAGVDTALKWPNDVLVTIEGEERKTGGILAERAGDGVVIGIGLNVSLRADELPAPTAASLALAGAVSTDRETLLRGVLRSLEQWYGKWRAADGDAAASGLQEAYVAGCATLGRTVRAQLPGDRTLTGEAVAIDGDGRLVLSTGDGLQEPVSAGDIVHLRGAGGGLT
- a CDS encoding acyl-CoA carboxylase subunit beta, which gives rise to MSEPEETDIHTTAGKLADLQRRTEEATHAGSARAVEKQHAKGKLTARERVGLLLDEGSFVELDEFARHRSTNFGIEKNRPYGDGVVTGYGMVDGRPVCVYSQDFTIFGGSLGEVYGEKIVKVMDFALKTGCPVIGINDGGGARIQEGVAALGLFAEIFRRNVHASGVVPQISLIVGPCAGGAVYSPAITDFTVMVDQTSHMFITGPDVIKTVTGEDVGFEELGGARTHNTTSGVAHHMAGDEKDAIEYVKSLLSYLPSNNLSEAPAFPEEADLATSDEDRELDTLIPDSANQPYDMHTAIEHVLDDGEFLETQALFAPNILTGFGRVEGYPVGVVANQPMQFAGCLDINASEKAARFVRTCDAFNVPVLTFVDVPGFLPGVDQEYGGIIRRGAKLIYAYAEATVPLITVITRKAFGGAYDVMGSKHLGADINLAWPTAQIAVMGAQGAVNILHRRTIAAAEDQDATRAGLIADYEDALLNPYVAAERGYVDAVIMPSETRAHVVKGLRQLRTKRESLPPKKHGNIPL
- a CDS encoding acyl-CoA carboxylase epsilon subunit; the protein is MIKVVRGNPTPEELAAALAVVQARAAAVAAVSSGAPELPGQWSDPGRVARRGRHLPGPRAWARTYWPG
- the mmpB gene encoding morphogenic membrane protein MmpB; this translates as MLWSDPENKPPKELRDAQEMMRRVGLVLALAMVVAMFVLGTR
- a CDS encoding Maf family protein; this translates as MARMTDPAPRRFVLASASPARLGLLRQAGFAPEVIVSGVDEDALSAPTPAELALVLAEAKAAAVAGLAEVAGALVIGCDSVLELDGEALGKPADAEDATARWKSMRGRSGVLRTGHSLADTATGRTVSETASTTVRFGEPTDAEIAAYVASGEPLHVAGAFTLDGRSAPFVDSIDGDPGNVIGLSLPLLRRLLGELGIPVTDLWV
- a CDS encoding acetyl/propionyl/methylcrotonyl-CoA carboxylase subunit alpha, with protein sequence MRKVLIANRGEIAVRVARACRDAGIGSVAVYADPDRDALHVRAADEAFALGGDTPAASYLDMAKVLQAAKDSGADAIHPGYGFLSENAEFAQAVLDAGLTWIGPPPQAIRDLGDKVAARHIAQRAGAPLVAGTPDPVGGSAEVVAFAEENGLPIAIKAAFGGGGRGLKVARTLEEIPELYDSAVREAVAAFGRGECFVERYLDKPRHVETQCLADSHGNVVVVSTRDCSLQRRHQKLVEEAPAPFLSEAQNAELYAASKAILKEAGYVGAGTVEFLVGTDGTISFLEVNTRLQVEHPVTEEVTGLDLVREMFRIADGEELGYDDPAVRGHSFEFRINGEDPGRGFLPAPGTVTVFAPPSGPGVRLDAGVESGSVIGPAWDSLLAKLIVTGATREQALQRAARALAEFNVEGMATAIPFHRAVVADPAFTSAPFRIHTRWIETEFVNEIPAFAAPADAEADEESGRETVVVEVGGKRLEVSLPSSLGMSLARTGLAAGARPKRRAAKKSGSAASGDTLASPMQGTIVKIAVEEGQEVKEGDLIVVLEAMKMEQPLNAHRAGTVKGLAAEVGSSVSSGAVICEIKD
- a CDS encoding TetR/AcrR family transcriptional regulator yields the protein MAMSTAATPARPMRADARRNYDRLLAEARTAFAEHGTTASLEDVARCAGVGIGTLYRHFPTRHALMSAVFQEAVADLIARSHELAGTERPCDGLVEWLGAIITHAGEYRGLAQALMSTCRDETSALSRCNVPLREAGSVLLARAQAGGAVRPDVSIDDLMQLTNAIALAAEQSPDDPGLAGRLLTLTVQGLRASG